The nucleotide window gaaatccCAACAGATCAACTTTACTTATAGACTTCTACAGAGCAAACTCACAGGATTTGGACGTGTTGAACGTGATGGTGACGTTTATGAGACAGAACTTTCACAAGGATTTCTCTGGGCTAAGAAGGAAGATGGAAGTTAcctgggggaggaggtggagCAATACCAGGGGGCGGTGGCAGAGCAATGTTCACCACAGCTGGAGGACCACTTGGGGGCAAGTTGAAGTAGTTGGCAGAGGCTTCTTCTTCTGccgcaggaggaggaggaagagctggAGGAGAGAACATAGTCAACATAGAGGGGAGAACAATTGTGCAACAGTTTCTACCACCTTTACATTCACAGAGGTCCTATTGGGTGAGCAGAGTGGCAATGAGAACAAGACCTGGGTCCCGTCTTCCAAAATAGGAACATCAGGGCAGACGGAGCTTCTGAAGTCAGCAGGAAGTCTGCACTCACCTCCTGGCAATCCTGGAACAGGTTCTAGTTTGATCCCAGAGTCTGTAGTTccgtctttctctttttcttttcctctggctgcttGGGATCTGggaaacacacatgcatacagtCGGCACTTTGGCCCACCTTATCTCACACGTCTGCTTCCTAAATTCCTCAGTCCAATGGAGTTCCTTTGCTCTACCTCCTCCTCAGCACACACTTTTCCCATCAATGCCACTGTGCACAGTGAATAAGAACAAAGGTTTTGACACCAGaaaagacctgggttcaaaacCTGCTAGAACTATCATAAGGACCAGAAGAGGCAACACATACATGTTTAGCACTGTGCTTACCACATAGGGAGCTCTCCACAAAGGCAGATGCTGCTATTAGCCATCTCTTCCCGGGTTCTAAGTTGGAGACATGTTCCCCCTTTGAACTGAGTCTTTCACCTGTGTCTCTCTTATGCAATCATcacttttaaacttaaaatagcGATTCTTCCTTGTTTTATCTTCTCCATTGGACAATCAGCCTCCAAAGGCAGAATCTAGGTCTAATTCATTTATAAACCCTGAAACTCACCTTTCATACCCTGGCTATTATACCTGGCCTATAATAGCTAGTCACAAAAACATGAACCTTCAAAGGAGCAGATTATACAACAAACCCCTGAATACATTTCCAAAGCAGGGTTCTCCCAACATCCACAGGAATCAAGTATCAAACAGAGTGACTTTTGAAAGATCTCTTTAAAGATCCTGTTCATTTAAGCCTGTTAACCAATAGCCTCCTAGTCTCCAGACAATGAcacagtttcttaaaaatgtgAGCAAAAtgtcacttaaaaatagtttaattctCACCTTCCCCATTTCACATTCAGTCTGCGGCCATTTACAATCAACTTATTAAAGGACTTCTCAGCAGCCACTTCTGCAGCTTGCCTTGTGGCAAACTGGATGAAAGCACACTGCTGTCTCTGCACAACAGTGATCGTCCGGATCTCTCCAAACTGGTAGAAATGATTTCTGAAGGGatacaggcagaaaaaaaatgaaaatgggagtGAACAAAGATGTTCCCAAGAGACTGAAAATGGATTAACTTTCAGTGACACACCACTAGGCAGGTGGGCCCCAAGGTTATCTACCTAACTACCCTCAGGTCTTCCCTCCCATATCTTGTCCTAATGTGGGTGCTGCTTattgagagaaggaaagagaaatgagtaAATAAAGGTTCTCAAACATCTCAGGGTTTTTTCCCCATGGAGGAAAGGGAGTTCTAATAGGTTCCTTAAAGTCCCTAAATCCTAGAtaaggggttggcaaactacagctcTCAAGGCCCATGAGCCGAGAGTGTTTAAAACAAGAATATATGACAGAGACTGCATGTGGCCCACAAtgcctaaaatattcactatccAGCCTCTTACAGCAAAAGTCTGCCAACCCCTGGGGGTTGTCTAGCTCACTCAGATAGGGTTTAACGGAGACAGGCTACCAAGGGCAGGTTATAAACTTACAGGAGTTTCTTCTCCACTTTATCTCTTTGGAAGAGGTAATTTCCATTACTATCTGCCCAGATGTCTCATCTAGCCAAGCATAATACAAgccaaaaataatacaaatgtatcAAATGCCAGTCTCTTTAAAAAGCCAACAATTTAAACCATAAGAGTTTTATCATCACAAAGCTCTCCCTCCTCTACATAATTAATCATACTTGGATGCGTGCCATCCTTTAAAACCTGGCTGTTAGGTCAAATAGAATTCTGTGTCATTATTACCATACGCCAGGATGGATAAGCACTCTTTGTGCTTtggttttgagatagggtctcactgtgttgcttaagctagagtgcagtggcgcaatcacagctcactgtagccttgatctcccaagctcaagccatcctcctgcctcagcctcccaaacagctgggactacaggcacaagccaccacacccggctaatttttttgatttgttaggagggatggggtctcactatgttgctcaggttggtctcaaactcctcagctcaagagatcctcccaaagtgttgagattacaggcatgaggcactgtgcccagccagataaGCACATTATTACTGTGGCACCATAAAGGACAATTTTACAAAAATTCCAGTCAGCATGATACTAACAGTAGAGACActaaagaaaaatggattttgtACAGAATGATCATCCTTGcagtttttgcaaataaattatCCCAGGGCAGTTAAAGGCAAAAATAACTCTTTAACTTATACCCACAAACCTTAAATCTGTCTCAGTAATCGTATCACCTAGACCACCAACATATAGTGTAGTGATAGTTTTATCCTCTGGTGGGTCCAGCCGAGGCATTGTTGAAGCCCGCTTTAGAAGCTTGTCAGCTACAGGATCATTGATTCCGTAATATCGATCTTTAATATTCTGATCAGCAAGGGGGTCATCTGGATCTGTAGGCTTCTCATGTCTatgattcaagaaaaaaacaaggcatAAAGGTGAAACAAAGGTGAAAAAAATGGTATCTTCCAAGAGTAGCTACATATTAAAGTCCTAGATACACATTCTGAAGTGCCTTTTGAACTAGAAACTATGGTTTCTACCAAAATACAATTACCAAAATAGACCTAATACCAAGAGATTTACTGTATGACAAAAGGAATTCCTAGCCTCCTAAAAGCCATTAGGCCATCTAGGATGCCAAACTTTCCTTATAAATAAAAACTCTTGACATGATCCGCCCCCTCCTGCCCCCCAGAAAGGGACACATGATTACCCCTCTCTAGCTCAATGATTCTTAACACATTTGGGGTATTGTATTCCACTGAGAATCTGATTAAAGCTATGGACCTAGCTCCAGAGAAagcacatatattattttttagggGGTAGGGTTAACTAATCCCAAATTTAAGAACTCCTAATACAGATGCTTGACAGTCTTAACCAAAACATACACACCCTTTAGTAGTCTGACCTTACTTTGACTTCAACTATACATTGAGAGTCAAGTGTTTAAATCATGGCAGTGAAGATGTACTTCTCAGGTAGAAATGTTTAGGGCCAGCATCCATATTGTATGGCATAGCAATTTAGTTTCCAAGGCTCGATTGTAAGTAAAAACTACAATTTATTCATGCTCTTCTAAATTTCATAGTTCTAAGACATCAGATACACCACATTAGTTGTATGACCTTTAGATTTTAAAGCAGAAACAGTTTAAGCTAGCATCTCCCATTTCTTAGATGAGAAATCATCTGAAAGCAAATACTGAAAATGAGGCTTGGCTCTTGCCTGTATGGACATTCCTCTCCTCTCTTACACTCTCCTTTCACCCAGAAGGAGCAAATGTGGGGTCGATTCCTTTTGTAGTAGGGTGTGGTCCGGGCCAGTTTGAGCAGCATGTCACTGGTAGATGTGGCTTTCCCCAGCATGCCAACTGGCCGTGTTCCATCAGAGTTAGAAATCTAAGTGAGGATGacaaattcaaaagataaattaTGCAGACTGTGTCAATTCATTAGGATTTTTACCCAAAAAGTGGCAGCATACCTCTCTCTCCATATTCTGTGTATAGTACTCTTTGTTGACATCTGACTTTGGCATGTCATCTTTGAAAGACAATCCTGCGTCACGAACCTGGATGGGCAGGCCTGGTACAAAAAAACAGGAGAGAGACCtcagatgtattttaaaacatatccaTACTAACCATGCACACAGAATACAtcacctttcccttcccctccttcctatTTAGTACCAGAGACCTTACTATGTTTCTATTCAAACTCTTTAGCACCATCAGGTTACTTCTGCTACACAGCATGCTAAGAAATTGTCCAAATTCCTGAGCTGTCAGGAAATTTGATGAAATCAATGTTTTAGAAAAccttttaggctgggtgtggtggctcaggcctgtaatactagcactctggaaggctgggGCTGACGaacagcttgagtccaggagttcaagaccagtctggtcaacatagtgaagccccatttctacaaaaaatacaaaaattagctgggagtggtggtgtgcacctgtagtcctagctactcaggaggctgaggtggatcacctgaacttGGAAaggttaagactgcagtgagctgtgatcatgccactgcactccagcctgggcaacagtgagaccctgtctcaaaaacaaaaacaaaaaaattataaaagaaaatttttagatGAACAAACTGTGCCCATGGTCATATTCAACTTGTAAATTAGTAACGCACCTACTTTTTATTACAACATGATTTACCTAAAGTAAATGTAAAAGTGGTTTCTTTGGTTAGTCCTACAGATCATCTGGATAGTCACAGTCATGTAAGGGTCACTGTACTCCAGGACCAGACACCTCCTtaacaaacatataaataatattacataaaatgtgGCCAGAACTCTGACCAGAAGAGTAACTCTAATGAACTTAACATAcataaactcatatatatttttccctttcctttaatAGTAGAAACTCTTgttgaaaaattatctttctgaAAAACAGTCACCtactgtttagaaaaaaaaaatactcccaAAAACAGTTACTCTGAAACAGTAGCAATGTATCAGTTCTCACAACACAATTGAGACAAAAGTCTAAAGCACAAttaggctggctgtggtggctctgggaggccaaggtgggaggactgcttgaggccaggagttcaaaaccagcctgggcaaaatagtgacacacacacacacacacacacacgtgcactgggtgtggtggtataccaggaggcagaggcataccaggaggcagaaggcgtgagcctaggagttcaaagttgtagtgagctgtgatcacaccactgtactctagcctgggtgacaaagtgagaccccaactcaaaaagtaaaataaaataaagcacaattACCCTGTGAGCTTCTGGTTGGCATGGTGGAAAAAAGCTCTGGATCAAGAAAGAAGCCTAAGGCAAATAAATTATCTGTCACAGGATCAATGCCTTTTACCTCACTTGGGCTGCAGAGATGAAGGCTgaggccactttttttttttttgagacggagtcttgctctgtcgcccaggctggggtgcagtggccggatctcagcttactgcaagctccgcctcccgggtttacgccattctcctgccttagcctcccgagtagctgggactacaggcgcccgccacctcgccctgctagttttttgtattttttagtagagatggggtttcaccgtgttagccagggtggtttcgatctcctgacctcgcgatccgcccgtctcggcctcccaaagtgctgggattataggcttgagccactgcgcccggcctaggccACTTTTGATTAATTCCCAAATTTTCCTTAAGTTCCTACTATTGTTCAGGACTCTAGAACAGACTAATTATGGTTCTTTTCCTGGGAAAAGCAGACCACAGCAGACATTCCAAAGTGAAATCAGAACCAGAGCTAGGGTGAGAAGTGGGAGACAAAAGACTGGCTTGTAGTTTTAGGCACCTGCACACTTTCAGATCTATTGGACAGGTCAAGCATACCATACTCTAGGTCTAAGAGGCAGGTCTGACAGACATTCTTCAATTTACTGCAGGTTTGGCACACTTCAGTCTTCTTGAAACGCATGCGGACTCCAGGGCACCAGCGAAACACTGTGAATGGCCTGGCACAGATCTGGAACACAAAACAAGAGCCACAGAATGTTAATGGCCCTGATCTGGGCAATCTGGAGCTCTGATAACAATGGGGCATTCAAAAAAGGATCCCTGAATGTAGGGTTTAGAAGAGACCTTAGCAACCATCTAGTTGATTTGATGTTTCAATACAATTTTCAGCATCCTTCTCCAGCAAAAATTCAGAGTACAGAAATGAAATAGCCAAAAGGTCAAAGTTCTTCCCATCCTAGAGGTAAGCACCAATAATAATCTGAACCTTAATCTTTTttagggggagtggggagtgtCATAAAATTTTTTGAGAATCTTCTGACAGGGATGACCTTCCTCCTCAGCTAAAATGCTCATGTGGACAGTCATATACCACCTGGTATACAAACTCCTTCAATGCCCATCCACTGACATTAGAATCTCTACATCAGAGGGTTCATTTTCTTACCTCCCACATAAATAGTTGCCAACCAATGAATATATCAGTAATACATAAAAAGTTGTATGGCACTGATTTTTACTGGAAGACCTCAAAACTTAGTAAGCTGAAGGctaataagagaaaagaaaaatgaaacagaaatcatTACTCTTTAACAGACATACTTACTTTGCATTCCTTCCCATACTTTTCTTTGGtctataataggaaaaaaatagaaaagaactggagttacagaaagaaaaaagccaggtgtCTACTATTTCCTTAAACATAACCCAAGAAATGTGTCTGGAAATCCCTGGCAtcctagagagagagaaaaacaacaacaacaacaacaacaaaaaccaaaacccaaacttTTTTGGGAAGAGGGTAGGAAACATACTATAACAACATATTGTAAGTTATAACATCTCAAGAGTATACGGATCTGGGCCAGGtggcagcggctcacgcctgtaatcccaacactttgagaggccaaggtggaaggatcacttgagcccaggagttccagaccagcctgggcaacatagcaagacactgtctccacaggaaaaaaaaaaaaatagagtatatGCATCTAATACTAGGTAACTGAGTGTCTTTCCACAGCCACAACTCCTAGGTTCATTTTTGGCTCCCAAGTTCACTCCCAAGAACTAACATTCCTAATGGTTTCCACAATCCCTAAATCAGAGAGGATACAGCTATGGCCCGCCCACTTTACAAAGTTTAGTCAAAAGGTAGCTACTGTAGATTTCCCCTGTGCTAATGCCCGGAATATAGTAAATGTTCTGTTTAAACAGAACTATTCAAACATCTTGAACCATTCAAACATCTTGCACATACTAACATATCAACATCTCTACGACTACACAATAATACAGACCTAACCTAATTATTGTTAACTGGTTCTAATTTTACCCTTGTTTATAAGAAAGGGGGAATGCTTAAAGAGATAAAGTACACTGGCCAAAAGGCATTTGACCAGGAGTCAGGAAACCTAGTTTTTAGTTCTGGTTCTCCTCCTATCATGCTGACATTCCTACAGCCAGAATATCTGAACTTAAATCCCAGCTCCATTCATCACTATTGTATGAAAAGACACAAACGCTCTCACCTTCTGGTCAACAGACCTATTTCCTGGgtaaatgctcaacaaatactAGCTATCATGATTACCCCTACATTACAGGAGTGTTACCGGATTCGTAAGTAAGAGAATACACATGACAGTTCTTTGCAAGTCGTCCAGCACTTTGGGTTAGTAAAAGAGCATCATTTTTTCTGCTTGTCTAAGAGAAACACTTCACAGTGTGCAAGTACCACAACACTGACAGGACATGAATAACTCGTTTCACACGCGATCACTCACCATTCGGATATATGGGTTTTCTCCAAGACATGTCTGGCACAGAATGGGGAAGTCCTGGTGAAAATGGGAAATCTGGTTGAGGACCACCTTCCGAAGACCCTGACACCTCAGTGACACTTGGGGCGGCGAGGGGGCGGGAAGCCAGGGTGGGGAACAAGGTACGGCAGGAACCCGAAGTCCATCACGACCCGATCGCGGGAGGGGGCGCTGTCTGCACTTCCGGCAGGCGGcgggagaaaagaaaaccagctcGAATAGGCTGGAGGGGGCAGGGATGGAAAGGGCGCTGGTCCCGGGACCCTGGCTAAGCCCCCGCCCTTCAAGCCCGCAAGAGGATCGCCCTCCGGCCTCCTGCTCCGGCCAAAGCTAGGCCACCGCGTTGGCTCCTCCCCGGAATTCCTTCGGCCGCGCCGCAGGCCCTGTCCTGCGAGCTTGCAAGGTGCGCGGCTTCGCCTCCTCCTTCCATCCTCCTCCGGCAGGCACACTCACCGCATCCTCCCAGTTCTGCCTGTTGTAGGTGTTGGAACCCAGAGAGGTCGCCATCTTGAGAGCGTCCGGAGGCAGCTGTAGCTTCCGAGTTGGGAGAGAGGACCGCCACAATCCCGTCAAGCCCTGAGCCTAGTGCCGGGCTAGTCGGCGTCTTAATTACGCGTCCAGTGCCTCTTCCGGGGCGGAGCCTTTGCGTCATGACGTCGCCCGCTCTTGGAATTTCTAAGCTTAACAATCCGGGTGCTGTTATATTGTACCTGGATGCTTCATTTGAGTTTTTGCCTGCTTGGAAAGAAGGGCCACACGTGCagctgatttatttaaaaattgggcGAAAGAATAAAGTAAGACGTAATGCTTAAGAGGCTGGGATTAAAACAGCGTTCCCTACCATTGAGGCGCTTATTATGCCAAATGCTGGGCGAACGTCTTGCGGTTCCATGTCTCATTTGTTCTTATAACCTCTCTGTAGGGCTGCCAGattcttattcattctctctctctctctctctctctctctttctcattacAGAACGTCTAAAGTTGAATTTCAGATCAACCGCGAATcgctttttaattataaatatacttGGTACCTACTTGTACTAAAGTAGGATTCGTGGTTGGTCTGAAAGTCACATCACTTAACCAAtcttcctgtattttatctggtaaCTCTACCCTGTAGGCAAGTATGATGATCCCtcttttatagaaaaaagaaaacaggtttagaGAGATTAATCTAATCTCTCCTGATTTAGCTCCTAGTTGTGGAGCTAAAAAGTAGTGAAGCCACAAATTCAAAGACATTAGTACTGTTTCATTTCCAGCTTCTGAAATGACAAGGGTCTTATGAATAAACATATGCATTATTTGATTTTTGGAATAACTCGTAACCACTCCGCCAATATTTTATGAGTTTCAAGCCATTCTGGTACCACTTTCATACTTAATGGGTCATCAAACTAcctaacatatttatttaaatcaccTCAGGAAAAAAAGGTTGATTTAAGTATAACTTCACAtaaatttttatcctttttagttttgaattttttacatACATTCACTACAGTCAAATATGGAATTGTCTATCATCCCCAAAGTTTCCTTGTTTCTGTAGTTAATCCACTTATCCCTATACTCAAACCATGGCAATCACTAATTTGTGTTCTGTccctagttttgctttttccagaatgtcatataaatggaatcctacatAGCCTTTTGgatctgatttttttcacttagtatttTGTAGTTGAGATTTCATCCGTATTGTTACATGTatcaataatttcttcttttgtattactgagtagaattccattgtatggatatatcatacAATTCACTTGTCAGttgctggacatttgggttgttcccagATTTTAgtgaatataaataaaaccattatAAACATTGACATACAGATCGTTGTATGGAGATCGGGTTTCATTTTGCTTGTGTAAATACCTTAGAGTGAGATTATTTGTTCATATGGTAAGTATATCTTTGCCTTTATAAGAAAGTCCTTGGGTTTatctgagcttcttggatctgtgatTTGATGTCttattatatttggaaaattctcaagtATCATCTCTTCAGTCTTCTGCCTGGTTTCTACATCTGTGACTCCAATTTCACGTGTCTTGTGAGGGGTGCAAGGTCAGAAATAACAGAGTCCACATACATTTGTGTTTTTCCACATGTCAGACTTTCACTGATGCTATTTCAATCAAAAAAGGCATGAACTATGTTGAGTTTCCAAGAAAGCAATTCTCCTTAGTACTTCCCACTCACTGAGCACTCA belongs to Theropithecus gelada isolate Dixy chromosome 6, Tgel_1.0, whole genome shotgun sequence and includes:
- the RBM22 gene encoding pre-mRNA-splicing factor RBM22, whose product is MATSLGSNTYNRQNWEDADFPILCQTCLGENPYIRMTKEKYGKECKICARPFTVFRWCPGVRMRFKKTEVCQTCSKLKNVCQTCLLDLEYGLPIQVRDAGLSFKDDMPKSDVNKEYYTQNMEREISNSDGTRPVGMLGKATSTSDMLLKLARTTPYYKRNRPHICSFWVKGECKRGEECPYRHEKPTDPDDPLADQNIKDRYYGINDPVADKLLKRASTMPRLDPPEDKTITTLYVGGLGDTITETDLRNHFYQFGEIRTITVVQRQQCAFIQFATRQAAEVAAEKSFNKLIVNGRRLNVKWGRSQAARGKEKEKDGTTDSGIKLEPVPGLPGALPPPPAAEEEASANYFNLPPSGPPAVVNIALPPPPGIAPPPPPGFGPHMFHPMGPPPPFMRAPGPIHYPSQDPQRMGAHAGKHSSP